In Festucalex cinctus isolate MCC-2025b chromosome 21, RoL_Fcin_1.0, whole genome shotgun sequence, one genomic interval encodes:
- the emc7b gene encoding endoplasmic reticulum membrane protein complex subunit 7 yields the protein MGRIQLLWLFVQSALVLASCLTDVETGPGAGVSTQTTADRFKIEGRAIVPGVKTQDWVSTARVLVDGEDYVGFLRTDGSFAVNDVPSGSYVVEIVTPGYRFEPVRVDITSKGKMRARLVNYIKTSEVIRQPYPLQIRASGIHSYFMKRETWGWTDFLMNPMVMMMVLPLLIIVLLPKVVNTNDPEMRKEMEQSMNMLNPNPELPDVSELMTKLFSGSKGSSKAGGSSKGTRPAVKRR from the exons ATGGGAAGAATACAGCTCTTATGGCTTTTCGTTCAGTCCGCGCTCGTCCTGGCTTCATGTCTCACCGATGTGGAAACCGGGCCTGGTGCAGGTGTATCCACTCAGACCACTGCAGATCGCTTTAAAATCGAGGGAAGGGCGATCGTTCCCGGTGTAAAAACGCAAGACTGGGTCTCCACGGCACGAGTTCTTGTCGACGGCGAAGACTACGTGGGCTTTTTGAG AACTGATGGCAGCTTCGCGGTCAACGACGTCCCATCCGGGTCGTACGTTGTAGAAATTGTCACCCCAGGTTATCGATTTGAGCCGGTGCGTGTTGATATTACATCCAAGGGCAAAATGAG AGCACGACTTGTGAACTACATCAAAACTTCAGAAGTGATCCGCCAGCCATATCCTCTCCAAATCAGAGCGAGCGGCATTCACAGCTACTTCATGAAGAGGGAAACCTGGGGATGGACCGATTTCCTGATGAACCCCATG GTTATGATGATGGTGTTGCCATTGCTGATCATCGTTCTGCTGCCCAAAGTGGTCAACACTAATGACCCAGAAATGAGAAAG GAAATGGAGCAATCCATGAACATGCTGAACCCCAACCCTGAGCTCCCGGACGTTTCTGAGCTCATGACGAAGCTCTTCTCCGGCTCCAAGGGTTCCAGCAAGGCGGGTGGGAGCAGCAAGGGCACCAGGCCGGCTGTCAAGAGGAGGTAG